The genomic DNA CCCCAAATGCCAAAGGAGGTTCTACCTGTTGAGGgcaaagaaaatgtcaaaTTAGCAATCCTAACATGTCCGTTTGAACCCCCAAAGCCAAAGACGAAGCATAAATTAGATATTTCTAGCGTGGAAGAGTACCAAAAACTACAATCCTACGAACATGATAAATTTAAAGAAATGATCGACTATATAAAGAAATCAGGTGCAGATGTTGTTATCTGCCAGTGGGGATTCGACGATGAAGCCAATCATTTACTACTGCAAAATGAATTACCTGCTGTTAGATGGGTTGGAGGTCAGGAATTGGAACTAATTGCCATTGCTACTCATGGTCGCATTGTTCCTCGTTTCCAGGACTTATCACCGGAAAAATTGGGTAAATGTAGCAAGATATACGAAGTCGAGTTCGGAACCACAAAGGACCGTATGTTAGTCATTGAAGAATGTTCTGACGCCAAAACAGTTACCTGTTTTATTCGTGGTTCAAACAAGATGATAGTCGATGAAGCTAAACGCGCCCTTCACGATGCCCTTTGTGTGGTTCGTAACTTATTCAAAGACTCTCGTGTTGTATATGGTGGTGGCGCTGCTGAAGTAACCATGTCTATTGCAGTCTCCGAAGAAGCAGACAAGCAACGCGGCATAGATCAATATGCATTTCGCGCATTTGCTCAAGCTTTGGATACCATACCAATGACTCTAGCGGAGAATTCAGGTTTGGATCCAATTGAAACGCTGACAACCTTGAAGAGTAAACACatcaaggaaaaagttTCCACTATGGGTGTGGATTGCTTAAGTAAGGGTACCAATAATATGAGAgaactttttgttgttgaCCCGTATATTGGCAAAAAACAGCAGATCATGTTAGCAACGCAATTATGTAGGATGATTTTAAAGATCGATAATGTCATCATTAGCGGGAAAGACGCGTATTGATTACATTTTAGACCTATTGTATAGCTAACACCATTCTAATAGTTTTGTCACCTGTGATGAAAGTGCTTCATTATTTATTTCTTACTTTTTCTGTTTACAAAGGCTCCCATTTattctcaaaaacaaatgTGTCTATATATGCTAAGTTTCCTTCAGGACGCGACTTAGACCATGTTAAAAAGACTGAAGTTTCTGACTATCTCTGGCCCGTATTCCTCGTAATCCTTCTTAGTATGACAGTGGCTCTTGAACTCTGCTGTCTGAGCCAATAATGAACCACCAAACCAAACTGCATTTCTTTGCTTCCTATGAGAAATAACTTGCACCTCAACACCCGTTGATTTTGTACCACTGAGCTGTTCACTTTGAGCAATTCTATTGTTTACTATCGATTTTAAGTCTCTTTGTAAACGGCGACCGAAATCTTTAAACATAGTAGATCCACCTGAAAGCACAATATTGGTGTAAAGTCCCTTACGGACATCAATAGGGCATGCTTGAACGGTATGATCAACAATAGTTGGCAAAGGtgtcaaaaaatctgaagATGCAATTTCtggattgaaaaaaatttctggtgccaaaaatctttcatatccaacatcaacaattttctttcttgtctTTTCTTGACTCTCTACAACAAATTgtgcaaatttttctccaTCTCTATCGAACTTATTGAATTCTTTGACAATATCTGGACACACATAGCAGTATTCTTGTTTGATACGCTCAGCGGTCCTTAAGGAGGTGTCAGCTTCACCACGTTCTCTTAGTAAGGATTGGATAAATAAAGTAATGTCCCTTCCGGCAATTGGGATGTTTTTAATTGCGGATCCTATGACATAACCCTCGGCCACGGGAATAACATGTGTAACACCATCACCAGAGTCGATAACTGTACCTGTCAGAGACCTGTCAACGACCTTGGAAGATGTCCAAGAAGCGGCCAATGCCAATACAGCTTGAACAGCAATATATAAGCCTGCACAGTTGAATGACTCGAAGAAAATTTCCGCTACTTGCTCTCTATTCTCAGGTGGATTTAGAGGTGGTTCGGTAAgtagaaaaaaatgatcttCTGGCTCGGTTCTTAAGTACTTAAAAATAGAATTCTCCCAGAACCTTTCCATATGATCCCAATTTTCAACTTGTCCGTGTCTTACTGGATAACTCAAGGAGTATGACGGTCCCTGAGATGCAATTAACGCTTCATTACCAATGTAAAAATCCAAATCTTCGGTGCCTCTCTTACCTGCCAAATTGTTCGAGAGCAATGAGCCCGTCTGGGAGCTGTTAAAAGCAGTAGCAGACGTGGTATTACCAAAGAAAGCATTTGTACTGCTCGAGTTTCCTGAACCGCCAGAAACGGTGGTAGCGGTAGCCTTCTTAGTACTTGAGGGTTGTGCTGTGGCAATCGCGGTTGGGAAGATAAAAGATGGGGAGTCGTTTCCAGCAAATCCTAGTTTGCTGAGACCAGTACCATTGTCCATCACAACAGCTGGATTGTTGAGGTATGACATCTTTCCtattttattctttccTTAGATTTAGCTATCCACTTACTGCACGAGTTGCTCCTGTATGCCAGATATACCAGAAGATATTAACAAAATgctcaatttcttcaaatgtcCTGTTCCTAGCCTCAAATGTGAGTGATCTAGCTGGTATCGCTCCTGTTTAAGAGCCTGTTTCTTTCAATGACAATCGAATTTCATTTCATGCTTTTCCGAAAAGGGGCGAGCTCTCTAGTTGTTAGCTATGTCGATGGTAGTGACAGAAGAGTGCacaagaaacaaatatGGAACCTAAATGAAGAGATTGAGCCCCTCGAGCTCACTACTACGCCCCTACAACAAATTGATTACATAGACGACTAATATTCAGCTAAAATCACCAACAACTTGCATAATACACAGTTTTTGGTCCATATAATTGCTGAAGTTACCCGCCCTTACTCTTCAGTGTAATATATCATGCGATTTGTCAATCGAGCGTTGAACAGTAAATCTTGGAGAATGAAGAGCCGAAAACGTCAAAGCAAGGACCAAATCAGTAGCTGCGGGAGTTGTTACTAAATACTCGagagcttttgaagagcttTTGATCTTGCAAACGGAATAGACACCCACAGGCAGCATATAAAGATCGATGTTGtctttgagaagaaaaacagaaaatcaCCACCGTTCCAGGAAAAAGCTGACGTCTAATTTGCACTCTGAGGATGATATTTCGAACAGTTCAGGTCCAGATATTACAAATGGGGTAGGAGTGTCAGCAGGTAATGCACAAATGAGTACGGCAGCTGATTCGGATGCGAAATTGTACGGAGAAGCAGACTCTAGTAATGTTGCATTGGATAGTACCTTTTCgactttcaatttgatttttgataaactGCGCAGTGCACTGCCAAGTGAAAGGATTGCAGCATCTTATGAACTGAGATCATCACTAATATCACTGGTGAGGGAAGTTACAATTGAGcagtttcaaagatttagcaataaaatcaataac from Zygotorulaspora mrakii chromosome 7, complete sequence includes the following:
- the CCT5 gene encoding chaperonin-containing T-complex subunit CCT5 (similar to Saccharomyces cerevisiae CCT5 (YJR064W); ancestral locus Anc_1.513), whose translation is MAQVPMQAMDMPDMSNAIVAQDEMGRPFIIVRDQGSKKRQHGLEAKKSHILAARSVASIIKTSLGPRGLDKILISPDGEITITNDGATILSQMELDNEIAKLLVQLSKSQDDEIGDGTTGVVVLASALLDQALELIEKGIHPIKIANGFDDAARVAIQKLEEEAEDVGAKNEVFKGLLFKAAKTSLGSKIVSKDHDKFAQMAVDAVASVLDEERKDVDFELIKLEGRVGGSLGDSKLIHGVILDKDFSHPQMPKEVLPVEGKENVKLAILTCPFEPPKPKTKHKLDISSVEEYQKLQSYEHDKFKEMIDYIKKSGADVVICQWGFDDEANHLLLQNELPAVRWVGGQELELIAIATHGRIVPRFQDLSPEKLGKCSKIYEVEFGTTKDRMLVIEECSDAKTVTCFIRGSNKMIVDEAKRALHDALCVVRNLFKDSRVVYGGGAAEVTMSIAVSEEADKQRGIDQYAFRAFAQALDTIPMTLAENSGLDPIETLTTLKSKHIKEKVSTMGVDCLSKGTNNMRELFVVDPYIGKKQQIMLATQLCRMILKIDNVIISGKDAY
- the ARP3 gene encoding actin-related protein 3 (similar to Saccharomyces cerevisiae ARP3 (YJR065C); ancestral locus Anc_1.514) — translated: MSYLNNPAVVMDNGTGLSKLGFAGNDSPSFIFPTAIATAQPSSTKKATATTVSGGSGNSSSTNAFFGNTTSATAFNSSQTGSLLSNNLAGKRGTEDLDFYIGNEALIASQGPSYSLSYPVRHGQVENWDHMERFWENSIFKYLRTEPEDHFFLLTEPPLNPPENREQVAEIFFESFNCAGLYIAVQAVLALAASWTSSKVVDRSLTGTVIDSGDGVTHVIPVAEGYVIGSAIKNIPIAGRDITLFIQSLLRERGEADTSLRTAERIKQEYCYVCPDIVKEFNKFDRDGEKFAQFVVESQEKTRKKIVDVGYERFLAPEIFFNPEIASSDFLTPLPTIVDHTVQACPIDVRKGLYTNIVLSGGSTMFKDFGRRLQRDLKSIVNNRIAQSEQLSGTKSTGVEVQVISHRKQRNAVWFGGSLLAQTAEFKSHCHTKKDYEEYGPEIVRNFSLFNMV